GTGAGATAACATCTTTCATTCCTGAGAAGGGGAACCTACTCTTATCTTTTTCTTGCTTTGTCTGTTTTCATGTTCGATTTTATTCATCTTTCCCAACCATCTAAGCTTTGGTTCCACTACAATTATTTTATAGTTTCTATTTCAAAAGCTtgccatttttattatttattttcttctgcttttctAATTTCTAAAGGTGAAAGTGTCTTGAATTAATAAGTTTCTAATCTTCTAAGATTAGCaaataatatgtattttaaaccaatttattgggagtcaatacagatgtatcattccatagttcaatcacatcaagcagtattatacaatcaAACCACAACAAATTTCAAacattcctttctttcctgtactTGTTGACATCAATCAGCTCCTTTTACCACCCCCATGACAACCACTGTCCCCACCTCTATCGGTCCATCAATTCCGTGcttcatatattgaaaaacaggACAACATTACACAAATTGAAGGGTGTGACCCCCATTGAcagaacacatctgagataaaccccattatgaacaaacaaaatacagaaaatgttgaaaaccagatcaggtctaacatgcatcagagggggtcAACTGACAAGCTTTCAACCATTCAGGTCAGGTTTATCCGTTTGATCTTCTATAGTCAGTTCTCCTCTCCGAAGTATtatgtttagtaaccactttcctcccatgccTCTATTATGGGGAGAGATCTCACCTGAGGCTTTTTTTCctagtagatctcacaaatgtatcttgaacTTCCAGTGCCGTCAATAGCCTCTGCAAACCACATTCTCCcaatttaggctctgacactagtacctccttcaacttggattatatgatttacaatcctcagtcactgatgttggtgtgcttcttccatatgcatTTAATTGACATCTTGCTTACACGACTGCTTAtttggaaaccagccttgaagaccccagatgctattttatctgaaagccaggcaccatcaaatttcttcaccacattctacCACGCCAtccatattgtgttagtctggctactttagagaaacaaatccgcagaaactcatgcataaaagagttttatataaagggtaagtgtgcatcaagaaaacatcccaacccagtactgtgcaagcccacaagtccaatattaacacatatgtcccacaccaatccacaaagtcctcctccctctcacaaaATGCACACAACGATACCTACCACAGGAGGAAAGctcaatcagtgaacgtgtaagcatctcagcatgggcaggggtctccacactgctgctacagcacccagggctgcatggggtaggtccatgcagcttctccttgggtatGTCTTGCAGGCAGTGACCCTTGCCGCCTGGAGCAaggaactgcctaaggcagctgcaccctggtcccaccatcacgaaacaagagacctgaaaactaaaaaagcgaggctcactgagccatttatccctccagccttcaattaacaccacatgtgttcATAGGCCAGGTGGTCAGTATTAAGCAACTAACTCGCCTAtcttctgtgttttcttcctGCGGGCGAGTCTCAAGCAGGGGCAGGATATAAGAACCCACTATTCGTAGGTTGGAGCTAGAAAGCCCCAAGCCTATGCCTGGATGgaagtttgttgttttattttttaatctgcctCTGGCTGCCTTTAAAAACCTTCTTGGTAATTTATGGTAGACAGTCTTATCAAGCACCCTTGTAGGGCATAACTGTCTTCTGTTAATaccccctggtactaattttttaaagccctgttcagagagggatattggtcttGGACCAACTGAAGCTAACTCCAAATCGCAGTACCTGAACTATTCACTTATACCAAATCAGTGCTTTcatggctggatgctatttacacaaacaacaggggttaattgtcagggaaattttacaGTAGtgttcactgagaatgtcagtcacaggattGCCAGAATAATACCTGTCTCATACGGCACATAGGGCATCTAGGCAGCAAAGCCATGTTTGCCCACTGTCACTTCAATCATCTTGGTCCAGCCATCTTCTGCTTCCTCGGACACCACGTATTTTCCATCTTAAGTCCTCAGTTTACAagcgtgtctgaggtagagtccagttcacccagtggatgtTCTGCATCAGATCACACTGAGGCAGTCTCTGGAGCATGCcgtgcaccttgaagatccaggttCAATGCCACAGAGAGCAAAAGTATCACTTCCACCTAAATATTGGTCTAAGAGCATACCATGGATTTTGATGTTGTATTTTCACTTTAATTCATTCAAAATGTTTTCTCATTACCCTTATGACTTCTCCTGCACCCATGTGTTATGTGAACTTTGatgtttaatttaaaatatttttagagtGTCTAGATGCTGTTGCATTCTTCATTTGTGTTAGATTCTGCTGTTGTTAAAGaatgtgtattttaaaaatttgattgTTTTCTAAATGTCCTAGAATATGCTCTCACATGGTGACTATCCAAgtacacttttttaaaaagtgttcatTTTGAAGTATTGGATTAATGACTTTTTGGATAAAATAGATTGATAGTACTATTTAGGCATTACATAGTCTAATTAATGTTCTGTATTTATTCCATCAGTTACAAATAGGAGCGTCTAAGTCTCTAAGTATATATGTGAATTTATCTATCCTTACTTTCAGTAACAATTTACTGAATTTATTTACTCTTACTTCTATTTGTTATGGCTCCTTGTGATTAAAATCATACACATTCATGATTTATATCTTATTGGTGACTTGACccatttaaatatttgttttggCCAGACATTCCTGGGATGAAATTAaggtagtatggcagaggccagaccaaatccagggatacatatggtagccaaagaaagaagaaggtgggggggggatgggaAGGGTATcggaggaacagggcactaacccacacaagggagggtgttgtttatatctccacagagaaagagggaccagacttcaactcagtgctccaAGAAGAGAACGTAATACACCAGCATGGAGCAGGGATCCAATAGAGAGGGCtgaagggctggccccaatctgaactatgtggacaaccccaCCTcctcacagaagaattcacttcagaggacagcactgaggctacaaatcagggagaggaacatgtctgaccagagcgcacaggagcaaatgaagggggaggaagagagagtggaacacatcctggcccaccaagccctgaggacaatattccctctcagagcagccaaagcacagaaaggaccacagggcagaccccactaggagacacgacatccctaactgacccatagcactctggtggacaaaactagagacagtgtgggaattgtgcccgatctgaccacaccacactgaggcaaaacactaagggtatacaacagaacagcagAGGGACAGAGGAACTAAGTCCCCAGGtgataccaaaactagactttgggtccagggtatGGGActgcatcagactcaaccggaaaacactcctaaaggtcaacaaacagaccttgaactatttacaggcttttcttttctttttttgttgttggttttgttgttgtttgttttgttttcttttgttgctttgtttttctctgtcttgtttttttgtgcatattagtatctctgcagatctatctagataaggtaggtgggataaatagtctggaggagaaaacaacaggaccaatgattcTGTCGGTGGACATGCAAGAGGGggagttggggaaagggaagtgaCTGTTAACAAACCAGAGACAAGGCAACAAATGATGGAGGAGGctttaggagacctggtagggcgagGAGGctttaggagacctggtagggagaGGAGGCTTTAGGAGACCTGGTACGGAGAGGAGGatttaggagacctggtagggcgtgatcaagggcgatgtaaccgagaggaattactgaaacccaatgaacATAATAGTTGgaagagaggaaagtaaaaagaaatagagaaaaggactaagaggcaaagggcatttatagagctataaatacagccatgtacagatgtaagtatatttatatatgatgattgggaaatagatctttgtacatatatttataggtttagtattaaggtagcagatggacattgggcctctactcaagttctccctcaatgcaagaacactttgttctattaaagtggtattccatgatgctcaccttcctgcaaCGATTGCTGAGGCCAAacaaggtacataaacaaatgtggtgaagaaagctgatagttcctgactttcaaaagatatagtgtttggggtcttaaagacttgaagataaacaagcagccatttagctgagaagcacaaagcccacatggaataagcacaccagcctgtgtgatcatgaggtgtcaaagggattaggtatcaggcatcaaagaacaaaaactcacatcattgtgaatgaggggagtgtagagtagagacacaaaacccatctttaggcaactggacatccccttacagaagggtggcagggaggagacaagccagtcagggtgtaatatagcaccgatgaaacacaactttcttctagttctttaatgcttcctcccacccactattatgatcccaattcttccttacaaatctggttagacaagaaggatgtacactggtacagataagagctggaaacacagggaatccaggacagataaacctctcctgACCAAGAATGAGAGTATAGATACCAgtagataaggggaaggtggggaagagagggggaaatcaatcataatgatctacatataagcctttcctagggaatggacaacagaaatgctagtgaaggaagacatcagacagtgtaagcctttaaatataataataacttataacttatcaagtagggagagggtggggaaaggagggaggaagggaagggaaaatgagaacttggtaccaagggctcaggtagaaagagaatgttttgagaatgataatggcaacaaatgtacaaatgtgcttgacagaatggatggatgtatggattgtgataagagttgtacgagctcccaataaaatgattctttaaaaatttgtattgacatgtaatttacatatcatgaaATTAAATAGtttagtcatattaaaaagagttgcgcaatcatcaccataatccattttagaacattttgttctttcttgtgctcattgttgctagCCTCCTTTCTCCCTGAAACCTTCCTGGCCATATCCCTAGGTAATTACTAATCCACTTACTGCCTCTATAGGGATATACAATACATACAATACTCTCTATCTAGTAGCAACTCTATTCAGATTGCTGGACTATGGTCAGAGTCTTAATTCTTTGGGAAAATGGAGGTggcgcttccactgtcatccttgGTCTTCTATAAACTGGgtgttcaaaatttaagctctgatatcgtTCCCTTCTTCTAAtttgtattttaattatttataattctgGATCATgcaggtgtgcttctttcttgtagacttagttgacacctcacttagatagctgcttgttttgagacaagcctgTGAGACCCCAGGCACTGTTGTTTCTGATAGTCagtcaccatctgatttcttcaccacacttcgctATTGTACCCTTATCTTTAGTAATCTCTCCATGAAGGTGATGATTGAGTAGggtcatgttataagaactaattgatcTTGGATTAGGGCTGAGATTTAATGTGAACCTAATATCTACCCatatatgatttatatatgtccctagttcattttagagacagcattatcatttaattggagaacattataaatagTCCCCAATGGGCATAATTGACCCATTTTTGATTGAGTAATGGCTACTTTCAACTCTAACAAATTTCTTTCATCTAAAATATACTTTACTATTAATAAGATCATTCTCATTTTTTGTCAGTGTTTCTATGATGTATTTTCTAGTTATTTCCTTTTAACCTATCTCATTAAATTTTGATAATTTATCCACTCGGTCAGTTTTTTGGACACTGGTGGCTGATTTGCTACTGCAATACAGCATTTGATTAAATATGTTATTGAGATGCATTGATAAatgatcataattcaaatgtaaatgttaacccccccaaaaaacagcaattaaaaaatacGCCTGGATATTATGGCACATAATACGAAAATATGGCACATAACAGAAATTTGAAGATCAAACACTTATTCATTGTAAATTCCATTTTCAAACAACATGAGTGGAGATTACACAGGTAGTCTTTGCTAGATAGAATATGcatgaatcaaattgactacatctatggaaaGAGAACAAACTCAATATCATCAATCAGAAGAACACCAGAAGATGGTTATAGAACAGACAACCAATTACTCAtaggcaagttcaagttgaactgaaagaaattaaaagaagtcCAAAAGAACTAAAAATTACTTTGAGTATATCTTACCTGTATTGAAAGACtagctcaagaacagatttaagaTATTGAATACCAATGACTGAAAATCAGACAAATTGTGGAAAGGCTTAaggaacatcacacatgaatagTCTCCACAATCCTGAAGCCCTAAAGAACTGAATAGTGCCTGGATATCACTACCAATTTCTCTAAAAAGGATCCAAATAAAAGGTCCTGTAtaggtgggagaaaaatgtggaacaaaactcaagatcatatgagagaccaggcttcctgtTTGGGACGCTCCAGATTCTTATCGTTAGTTACCCTGCATGTCTGGTATTGCTCACCTCTGtgctagaataatcaaccattgaaaATCAAAGAGTAGCTTTGAAACAAGACAAATGTTCAGAAGGTTAAGAAAGTAGTGGAAATGTAAACAGGAAACAGTGAGAGGAAGTGGGATATGTGATGGCATAAAGAAGAGATTGTAATGGATGAATTGGAGCAAAATATTTAcgaattgttgaatataaaattgaCTATCCCCTTTGTCAACCGTTACCTAATTtacaaaaaaacctttaaaattaaaagtaagaaattgttttttaaaaagaaaggagtgGAAGTAGGAAACAGAAAAGAAGTGGAATACATGATGTTACTTTGTGGGGCTTGCAAACAATGACATTGCACAAAATGTGTACAAATTCTTGAATGAAAATGTAACTTGCTTCCTTAGGTTTGATCCAACCTCCTCCCAATTCCCTGTATCTCAACCCAAATGttatgatataggtggcttctcttctatacctaccGTGCTGATTGCACTTACTTCAGGGGACTCATACGGTACCcctcttttgtgattggctgacttcactcagcataatttcctccaactcttcccaaggaaagATGTGCTTCATttgctcatcagtgctttttggTGATGCATAgttctccattgtgtgtatgtgccagagtttactaatctgcTTGTCtaccgatggaaatttaggttgtttccaactctttgtgttTGTGaaatgtgctgcaataaacattggagtgcatacAACTGGTCGTGGTTCATTTCTGACCTCTTCTGGGTGTATAcacagtagagggatagctgggtcttAAGGTAGCTCAGTTTCCATATTTTTTAAGTATCACCAGCTCGCTtgtcatagtggctgtacatatctacaggaccaccagcatgaaggaggagggagcagggagacagggggaaatgaggagcttacaccaagggctcaagtagaaagcaaatgttttgagaatgatgatggtaacatatgtacagatgtgcttgacacaagggatgtatgtatggattgtgataagcattgtctgagcccccaataaaatgattaaaaaataaataaaataaaatccaataTTCAGGTTAAAAAAAAGTAACTTGCTGGGTATAGGAACCTCACGGATAGTTAAGTCACACACACGTGTATATGGAGGTGCTTGAAAAGCTTGTGGGAAAAGTCCATTCtctttaaattattttccaagaactttttaagCTCCTTTAAACATGTGTAtatgcatgcatatgtgtgtatacatatacacacatgtgtgtgtttatgtatgtatataaatagcCAAATTCAATGGGATTTCTATGTATgtctatacatacacacacacacatatatgaacaAGCTCATGCATACATATCCCACTAAATGTATGAGTAAGCAGGGGCAAGGACACTACAGATTATCAGTGTTTAAGTCTCTGACATCCCTTAATATGGCCCATCCCATTCATGTGATGTTCATCAATAAACCTGAGTTCCATATTGTAGTTCTATTGTTCAATCTTTGAATCTGTTTCATGAATGAGGAACTAAAGGACCGATCCCATGTGTGAATTGACACATCAATGGATAAACACATTCCATTCCCAAACTCTCTCCTTACTAAGAATCCTCATATACTCATCATATGGCAAGGATTCTTTTCAGTGTCTTTGTCtagggcagggcttggcaaacTGCAGCTGAGAGCCATAGGTGGCTCTTTCAGTACATACATGtgactctgaaataaaatgaaaatattacgtttgctcatgaaaataaaattatcatGGTTTCTTTTAAAAGATATTCAGATAACAATTTCATTTGTTTGCAAAAGAATATTTtgggctcttgaataatttttaatttttgtgaGGGACTCTTCTAGGTCATAAATTTGAGGGTCCATTGGTATATTTCTTGGTACGTGCACAAAGACATATAGGAAATGAAATATAATTTGAGAGTTCAGTTGAATAAAAAGAATAATGGTTCCTGATTcatttatatgcatatgtatatgaaCAAAGGAACCCTGCTTGCCCAGTGGTTCAACACTCAGCCACTAACCATAAAGGTCAGCAAGTTAAACCCATGAACGATTCTAAAAGGTAATGAtgttgcagtctgcttccagTAACATTTCCAGCTTTGGAAAGTCTGTAGCACAGTTGACTCTATCCCTCAGGTCTCTAAGGGTccgagttgactcagtggcaaaatttcattgtaatatgtGAACCCAAGGAAACCAGTTCTTATCACTACTTTCAGCATTTCAAAAACCTTCCCACAGAAAGTTTACATCAACAAATATCAAAATATTACGTGGTAACAGGGGAGCTATCTAAGAGAGCAAACAGTGAGaaaagggataggaggaaagacaaataaaCAGAACCAACTAGCACACTTCTGAAAGACCATGGAAGTTTTCTTGAGAATGTTTGTctgataataaaattatttgaattatTTGACAAAGAATCTGAACCAAAACACTTTTTTTCAAAACAAGATGACTATTGTCTCCAAAaaatgacaggaaaattggtggcTCATAACTTGCCTGCGGAACTTAAATGGGATATGAATAACATGATTGGCTAAAGTAGTGACAAATGATAAAAAGTGAACAGttagcttttttgtttctttagaagcAGCGTATAAGGTAATATATGGATACTTTAAGAGACTAATAAACTGATTATCTTGAGAGAAATGGAAGATAAGGAACCACATAGGAAAAAAAGACTTAGTAGATATCTCTGAAACCCCATCATACTAATTTTGAATTAACAACTGGTTTGTTTAAATCTTTCATTATACTTAAGGAAGAAAAATATTCCTATAAGTGGTAATACTCAAATTTATTGATCGTGCATTAAAACACCCAATCTCAAACATCAGATATAAGACTAAGGTCAATTAAGGTTAGTATCAATGTATTATAACATTATTTATGAATTTTTTTAGAAACCACTAGCAGTCTGAAAACTCTCTTCATTGCTGTCTTCATATCTTTATTCCTAAGTGTATAGATAACTGGATTTAGAAAAGGAATGAGAATTGAATCAGAGACAGCAAGAAATTTGTCTATTTGGGCATTGGGATGTGGCCATGTATAGACAAACATGGTTggaccaaagaaaaagaaaaccacagtGACGTGAGCTGACAGGGTGGAGAGGGCCTTGGATGAACCACCTGACGAATGTTTCCAAACAGTAAGCAGGATGTAGATGTAAGAGAGTATAAGTATCAAGAAAGATCCAACACAGAGGAACCCACTGTTGACAGTGACCATGAACTGCAACTTGTAGGTATCTCGGCAGGCCAGTCGCAGGAGCTTGGGTAGGTCACAATAAAAGCTGTCCAAAACATTAGGGCCACAGAAGGGTAGATCAATGATAAATGCCAACTGGAACAGGGAGTGGATTACACCAAGGGCCCAGGCAGAAGCCAGAAACAAAATGCACAGCCGTGGACTCATGATGGTCAGGTAGTGGAGAGGCTTACAGATGGCCACATATCTGTCAAAGGCCATAACTATGAGCAGCACCATCTCCACACCACCTATGAGATGGATGAAGAATATCTGAGTGATGCAACCTCCAAAGGAGATGACTTTGCGTGTTCTGAAAAGGTCATAAATCATCTTGGGAGTAGCAGTGCAACACACCCCCAGGTCAAGGACAGAGAGACTGGCCAATAGAAAGTACATTGGAGAATGTAAGTGAGGATCAATGGCCACTGAAAGCACAATGAGCATGTTTCCAGCCATGCTTGCCACGTAGAGTACAGAGGAGAACAGTAGGAGGAAAAGCTGAATTTCCTTTGAATTGGTGAGTCCCAGAAACACAAACTCAGACACCACAGAGTGATTCCCTCCATCCATTGATCAGCCAACACGGCTATGACTGAAACTATGAGAAGAAAACAAGGAGGAAGTCTTTATTAAATATGAAAATGACCTTAGTCATTAATATTACAATATTCACATTATATAGAGATTTACCTGGTCATGAAGTCCTTCACACTTGCTCAATGATAAGGATGATGCTAGTAACGAATATAAGCACAACTCAAGAGTAGACATTGTGAACTATCAGCAAAATTTCTCATAGACTCAAATAGCAGCAAAGAATGAGGTCACAACAAAAGCTCCACATGAACTTGCAGCAAGAAGTAAAATCTGAATTCATCCTACCTGCAAACAGAAGAGTGAATAATATTaacatagcaggcttacaaataaACCTTGTGGGAAGAAAGGGTGGTTGGCTAAAATATATGTAACATGTGCATTATTTGGGTAAAAATACGAGGGAATAAACTTATTTAATTCCCACCAAGGAAATAAAGCAACATTTCATATCATACATGACACTACTATTCCCTCTCAGACATGTTGCCTATCCTTTTATACAGCAACTGTGAAGATAATGCGGGACCACAGTGTTTTGTTAGGTTCATTTCCTTGTACAtaaagtcattatgagtcagaacacac
This genomic stretch from Tenrec ecaudatus isolate mTenEca1 chromosome 14, mTenEca1.hap1, whole genome shotgun sequence harbors:
- the LOC142426698 gene encoding olfactory receptor 4F3/4F16/4F29-like; this translates as MDGGNHSVVSEFVFLGLTNSKEIQLFLLLFSSVLYVASMAGNMLIVLSVAIDPHLHSPMYFLLASLSVLDLGVCCTATPKMIYDLFRTRKVISFGGCITQIFFIHLIGGVEMVLLIVMAFDRYVAICKPLHYLTIMSPRLCILFLASAWALGVIHSLFQLAFIIDLPFCGPNVLDSFYCDLPKLLRLACRDTYKLQFMVTVNSGFLCVGSFLILILSYIYILLTVWKHSSGGSSKALSTLSAHVTVVFFFFGPTMFVYTWPHPNAQIDKFLAVSDSILIPFLNPVIYTLRNKDMKTAMKRVFRLLVVSKKIHK